In the Thermus neutrinimicus genome, TGCCCCGACTTTGCCGGCTGGGTCGAGATTGAGCGGGAGCACCTCTTGGGGTTGTGGCGGGAGGCCTTGGAGACCGAGGCTGGGCGGCTGGAGGTGGAGGGCGAGCTGAGGAAGGCCCTGGCCTTGGCCCTCCGTCTAAGTGAGGCAGACCCCTTTTCCGAGGAGCACCTGCGCCGGGTGATGCGCCTGCACTATCTGCGGGGGGACCGGGGGGC is a window encoding:
- a CDS encoding bacterial transcriptional activator domain-containing protein; translated protein: MDLQGELLRGYDYDDCPDFAGWVEIEREHLLGLWREALETEAGRLEVEGELRKALALALRLSEADPFSEEHLRRVMRLHYLRGDRGALTIKAGSSLMGSLGWTLYPRPKLWCG